The genomic window AAATGAAGTATCAGATCTGGATGCAATGGCGAGCCATTCTGTCGATAGCATCGCAAGCGGTGTAAAATCTTCGTAAGATAAATCACTTTGTCCGAGCAGGTTACTCGTAATTAATAGGCTAGAGTTTACCGCTGCATAATGACTGTTTTGTTGGTTAAGGTATTGCCAGCCTACCTCTCCACCGCCACCTGGTTTGTTTAAAACGGTGACACTTTCTTCTAGAAGTCCATCACTGACTAGCGATCGCTGTATCGATCGCGCCGTCATATCCCAGCCCCCTCCTGGCGTTGCTGGAGCAATAATTTCAACTGTCCGATTTGGGAAGTCAGCAGTTGACTCTACATTCGTCGAACATCCAACCAAAACGACTAGAGTACATGCAAGCATCCATTTCTTCATCTAAAAACCTCCTTAAAGTAACCGCTTTCAAAATTACTGTTTATGCACTATAGCATGCAAATGATTCGTAAAACAAGCATACATCTTTAACATTCTTTATATCTTTTTCAGTCATTTCGTCCTTTTTGTCCATTTGGAAGCCAAGCTATGTAGCAGCAAATAAAAAACGCTTGCGACTATGATGAAAAAAATCGACACCATTGACGCAAACGTATTTTTATAGAAGTAAGTAAAACGAACACTTTGTCAAAAAAGCTCTTAGTGATGCTTTAATTGATATCGCCGCTCAGGTCTACCGATCTCACCATAGCTTAATTGTGTGTAAACTGTGGACTCTCTTACAAGATGCTCTAAATAGCGCCTTGCTGTTGTTCGCGATACACCGAGTTCTTCACATGTTTTTTCAATCGTTAGTCCTTCTTCAAATTGTTGAAGTAAATCATTCACCCGTTGAAGCGTAATCGCATCAATTCCTGAAGGTAAATCTGAATGTAAAGTTGAAACAGGTTTTAATGACAGACTTCCACCTAACACACGTGCTGCATCTTCATTGTAAAATGTCGCATAAGAACGGTTAAAAAGAGTTTGCTGTGCTGCATAATCGTTTAGGGTTTGCTTGAACAGCGCTGCATCTACTGGCTTTTGTAAAAAAGCAAACACACCACTTCGTTTAGCCTTTTGAAGAATAGCCATGTCGTCTGATGCAGAGATGATGAGTATATCTAAATCCGGGTAGTTTCTACGTACGTCTTGGAGCAGCTTCGCCCTTTCAATATCAGGAAAATACAAATCAAGCAGCAATAAATCGACCTGCTCTTCTTCATCAAGTCGCTTAAACAATTCCTGTCCATTTAGTGCATATCCTAGTAAATGAAAACCGCTACATGCGTGGACATACTCAGAGTGAATCATCACTAGCCGATAATCGTCTTCTGCTATTAGTACATTCATCTCTTATCTCCTTCTGTTTTTGGAATATAAATCGAAACAACTGTGCCTTCCTTATCAGAGATTCCATTAACTTCCATTACACCATTCCACTTCTCCAATACTTGTTGAACATTTGAAAGACCAAACCCTCTTTCTTCTCCTTTTGTCGATCTACCTGGTTGAAGAAGCGGTTTCAGATCTTCATTAAAGCCTTGTCCACTATCATAAACATCAATGACCCACTCATCACCTGCGTCACTTGCAAAAAAAAGCACGTCTTTCTTTTCTGTGTCTGCCACTGCTTCAATCGCATTATCTAACACATTTCCAATGATTGTGGACAAATCGGATATGGGGATTCGCTCAATCGTATGCAATTCACTAGACTCTTCTATCGACAAATGGACATGCTTTTCTGCCGCTTTTGCCATTTTTGCAAGTAAGAGTGCTTGTACCCCGACGTCCGTTATTTTTTGAAAAAGAGGAACGGTCTGGGCGCGTTGTACACTCGTTTCATTTACAATAAACGTCAGCGCTTCTTCTTGCTTTCCAAGCTGTAAAAGCCCCATTAAGACATATAACTTGTTGCGAAATTCATGAGCCTGAGCTCTTAAACCATCAGACTGTGCTTGCATCTGCGCCATCGTTTCTTTTACTTGCTTTATTTCTGTAAAATCCCTAAAACTACAAATAGCGCCGACTCTTTTTTTATTTTCGTAAAGAGGCTGGCAATTCACAACGAGCGATTTTCCAGAAATGTTTCGCATATCATCAAAGAGCGTCTGACCGTTATGTAAAGACTCAAATAATCCTAACTTATGCAAAACGCCTTTATTTGCCTGTTCAGTTCCCAAGATAAAAGCTGCTGCCGGATTAAACAACGTTACGTCACCATGTTCATTCACCGCACAAATTCCTTCATTTAAAGATTGAAGCAAGGCTTCTCTCTCTTTGTAAAGCGTTGCAATAAGAGCGGGCTCATGACCGAATGTATCACGCTGTATACTCGATGAAATAATACCTGCACAAAGTAAACTTAATGCTAATCCCGCGAAACCGACAAAAGCATTGCGCCACAATCGTTCGTATAACACCTCGTTTATTCTTTCTAATGGGTAGGACACGCGAACAGCTCCGATCAGTTGTTCTGCATCACCTATTTGGTCATAGATTGGTGCTGTCGTTTGAATCACTTCTTCTCCATGCAACACCGTTCGTTCTGTCCGATAAGAACCAAATACAAGCGTTGCCTGTAAACTATGTCGTGTCTCATCTTCTTTTCCAGACAACATTTCTTTTCCATTATCATCTATGACAGAGACTAGTGGGTTATATGCTTGAAGGCGTACTCGATCAATAATACCTTGAACTTCGCTTACATCGTTTTCATGTAGGGCGTTCGCTAATGCCGGCATGAAGGAGAGGGCATTGGCGGTCTGTCTTGATAATTGTTTATATTCCTGATTTAAGTTAACGCTTTCAAAATAAGCATGAACAAGCGTGAATAATGAGATAAGTATCACGACAAGAATAGAGAACACAAGCAAGACACGTGTTCTTATCGTCATACGTTTCTCTCTCATAGGGTATTGCCGACCTTTGTTTATTACAGATCCTCCTCCCCTCTCCACCATAGTGTACCATGAGATGCAGAAGAAGGTGGGACAGAAGCAAACCTTTCGTGCAATGGAATAAAAAGAAAGCAGTCCTAAGACTGCCTTCACGATTCCTTCTTTGCGCTTACTACTTGTTCCCGCAATGCCCGCTTTAAAAACTTACCTACTGACGTGCGTGGAAGCTGATGCATAAAGAGAACATCATCAGGCAACCACCATTTCGAAAATTGAGTCGCCAAGTAGTCATTTAATTCTTCCTTAGTCACGACACCGCCTTCTTTTAATACAACACACGCTACAGGACGCTCCTGCCATTTCTCGTGAGGAACGGATACTACCGCCGCTTCAAGAACGGCTTCATGTCCCATAATGGCATTTTCTAAATCAACAGAAGAGATCCATTCGCCACCACTTTTAATTAAATCCTTTGTCCGATCAACAATTTTGATAGCGCCCTCTTCATCAATCGTCACAACGTCCCCAGTATGAAGCCAGCCGTTACGAAAAGCTTCTTGACTTCGCTCATCATCGTGGTAATGATCGGCAATCCACGGACCACGAATAAGTAGCTCACCCATCTCCTTCCCGTCCCACGCAATGTCTCCGTTTTCGTTTACGCCCTTTATATCAATAAGGGGAACAGCCATCCCTTGCTTTGCCCTGATATGATATCGCTCCTCCTCTGGCCAGCTATGTTGATAACTTTTTAACCGAGCGTAGGAAACAATTGGGGAGGTTTCAGTCATTCCATATGCGTGGAAAAAAGGAATGTTTAATTTTTTCTCAAAGCTTTCAATCATACTTTTAGGGGCTGCCGAGCCACCGCATATGACCGCTCTAAGACTACTTAAATCATAGTTCCCTTTTTCTATTACTTGCAAGAGACCAAGCCAAATCGTCGGCACACCTCCTGTAAATGTAACATGTTCACTTTCGATTAACTCTGCGAGCAGTTGTGGTGTAAACTGAGGTCCAGGAAGAACTTGAGTCGCCCCATAAAAAGTGGCGCTAAAAGGTAATCCCCATGCGTTAACATGAAACATAGGCACAACGGGCATGCAGACGTCATTTTCCGATATAGCTGTTGTATCAACCATACCTTGAACTAAACTATGAAGCGTAATTCCTCTATGTGTATATAACACACCTTTTGGTTTCCCGGTTGTGGCAGACGTGTAGCACATCGCCGCAGGTTCATTTTCAACAAGATCCTCGAGAAAAGCAAAGTTCGGGTTTCCTTTTTCTAGTAGCGCTTCATATGAATACAAAGGCTCGAGGGTTGATTGAGGCACTTCTTTTTTATCCGTTAAAACAATATAAGTATGAACCGATGTCAGCTGGTCTTTCACTGCTTCTACAATTGGCAAAAGATCTTCATCAATTAGCAGTATGCGATCTTCAGCGTGATTAATCACATAGACAAGGTGATCTGAGGAAAGTCGCATATTAATCATATGCAGCACAGCACCTAAACCTGGGGCAGCAAAATAGGCCTCTAAATGGCGATGATGATTCCATGCAACCGTCCCTACGCGCTCCCCGCGCTTTAGTCCAAACTCGTTAAGTACACTTGCTAAAGCTCTTGTGCGCCTGCCAATCTCTCTGTAAGACAGTCGGTGCATGTTATCCAACGTTCTTGAGATTACTTGCTTAGATGGGAAATAACGCTCCGCGCGTTCTAACATTGGCGGAATGGTTAAAGGTGTGTTCATCATTTGCCAAAAACCCCTCTCTATTTGTTTGCGCTTTCATTTTGATTTAACTATTATTTTAGCAATCCCATTTCGAACAAGCAAATTATTTTTAAAAATTCTAAACTTTATTTATATAAAAAAAGAAACTCTACTACAGAGCTTCTCAAAGCAACCATTAAAATAATCCAAATAGCTTCTTTCTTTTTTTTGTTACTCTTTCAGGAGGCTCAAGGTAAATATGCTTATTTTCAACAATTAATCGAGCATTTTCCTTGTATTCAAACAGTAATTGGGAACCAAATCGATCTTCTACGACTTGATATGCTTCCTGCATACGTAACGTGCGATTCGATGTATTATGAACATCGGATGCGATTACATGAACGAGATTCGCTTCAATCAGTTGCTCGCTTAACGTTTGAATGTCTTTGCCAAAATAACCAGTTAAACTAGATGATGTTAACTGAGCAAGTGCACCGTTTTTAATCAGCTCATACAGTTTGTTTGGTGATTCCATAATCACCTTGTTTCGCTCTGGGTGTGCAATAATTGGAATATACCCTTGAGAACCTAGTTCATAGAATAAACGTGTTGCATAGACAGGTATATCATTTGAAGGAAATTCCACAAGAACATATTTGCTGTTTGCTAAACTTAAGCTTGAACCGGACGCTAGGTCACTTGGTACATCTCCATACAAACGTATTTCCTGACCGGCCATAACCGTCAGAGGAATACCTTGTTTGTTGAGCTCCTCATTTAACTCCGCCACCGCATCGTGTAAAAACGATCCATCTAGCAGAGGAAAATTCGGGTGCTGATGATGAGGCGTTGCCACCATCGCTGTAACCCCTTCGCTCACTGCTTGCTCGGCAATTGCGATACTGTCTTCAATCGTTTTTGCCCCATCATCGAGCCCGGGTAAGATATGACTATGAATGTCAATCATCCAGCTCTCCCCTTTTTCCTTTATTGATAATAATAATACGTATTTTGATCAATTGGCTTATTGTTAAGTACTACACCTAGTATGTTGGCTTTTGCTTTCACTAGATTCCCTTTCGTTTGCTCAAGCTGATCGCGGTCTGTCTTTCCGCTTGACGTTACAATAATAGTGCCATCCACTTTACTAGATAAAATTTGTGCATCCGCTACAGCCATAACTGGTGGCGTATCAATGATGACCATATCAAAGTTCTCACATGCTTCTTTAATCACTATTTCCATCATTTTTGAGTTTAACAACTCAGCTGGGTTTGGCGGGACGGGTCCGCATGTTAGCAAGCTAACGTTTTCAATGGACGTTTCCTGCGCAACATCGACTAGCTTCTGCTGCCTTGTTAATACATTGGTTAAACCGTGTGTGTTCATTAGGCTGAATGTATAATGTGCGGTAGGCTTTCTCATATCAGCATCAATTAATAAAACACGTTGTCCGTTTTGTCCCATTACAACTGCGAGATTAGAAGCCGTCGTTGACTTCCCTTCCCCTGGACCGGCAGACGTAATTAAAAGAGAATGGATGTCTGTATCGATAGCAGAGTATTCAATATTTGTACGGATATTTCGAT from Shouchella hunanensis includes these protein-coding regions:
- a CDS encoding response regulator → MNVLIAEDDYRLVMIHSEYVHACSGFHLLGYALNGQELFKRLDEEEQVDLLLLDLYFPDIERAKLLQDVRRNYPDLDILIISASDDMAILQKAKRSGVFAFLQKPVDAALFKQTLNDYAAQQTLFNRSYATFYNEDAARVLGGSLSLKPVSTLHSDLPSGIDAITLQRVNDLLQQFEEGLTIEKTCEELGVSRTTARRYLEHLVRESTVYTQLSYGEIGRPERRYQLKHH
- a CDS encoding sensor histidine kinase; translation: MTIRTRVLLVFSILVVILISLFTLVHAYFESVNLNQEYKQLSRQTANALSFMPALANALHENDVSEVQGIIDRVRLQAYNPLVSVIDDNGKEMLSGKEDETRHSLQATLVFGSYRTERTVLHGEEVIQTTAPIYDQIGDAEQLIGAVRVSYPLERINEVLYERLWRNAFVGFAGLALSLLCAGIISSSIQRDTFGHEPALIATLYKEREALLQSLNEGICAVNEHGDVTLFNPAAAFILGTEQANKGVLHKLGLFESLHNGQTLFDDMRNISGKSLVVNCQPLYENKKRVGAICSFRDFTEIKQVKETMAQMQAQSDGLRAQAHEFRNKLYVLMGLLQLGKQEEALTFIVNETSVQRAQTVPLFQKITDVGVQALLLAKMAKAAEKHVHLSIEESSELHTIERIPISDLSTIIGNVLDNAIEAVADTEKKDVLFFASDAGDEWVIDVYDSGQGFNEDLKPLLQPGRSTKGEERGFGLSNVQQVLEKWNGVMEVNGISDKEGTVVSIYIPKTEGDKR
- a CDS encoding long-chain fatty acid--CoA ligase; amino-acid sequence: MMNTPLTIPPMLERAERYFPSKQVISRTLDNMHRLSYREIGRRTRALASVLNEFGLKRGERVGTVAWNHHRHLEAYFAAPGLGAVLHMINMRLSSDHLVYVINHAEDRILLIDEDLLPIVEAVKDQLTSVHTYIVLTDKKEVPQSTLEPLYSYEALLEKGNPNFAFLEDLVENEPAAMCYTSATTGKPKGVLYTHRGITLHSLVQGMVDTTAISENDVCMPVVPMFHVNAWGLPFSATFYGATQVLPGPQFTPQLLAELIESEHVTFTGGVPTIWLGLLQVIEKGNYDLSSLRAVICGGSAAPKSMIESFEKKLNIPFFHAYGMTETSPIVSYARLKSYQHSWPEEERYHIRAKQGMAVPLIDIKGVNENGDIAWDGKEMGELLIRGPWIADHYHDDERSQEAFRNGWLHTGDVVTIDEEGAIKIVDRTKDLIKSGGEWISSVDLENAIMGHEAVLEAAVVSVPHEKWQERPVACVVLKEGGVVTKEELNDYLATQFSKWWLPDDVLFMHQLPRTSVGKFLKRALREQVVSAKKES
- a CDS encoding tyrosine-protein phosphatase: MIDIHSHILPGLDDGAKTIEDSIAIAEQAVSEGVTAMVATPHHQHPNFPLLDGSFLHDAVAELNEELNKQGIPLTVMAGQEIRLYGDVPSDLASGSSLSLANSKYVLVEFPSNDIPVYATRLFYELGSQGYIPIIAHPERNKVIMESPNKLYELIKNGALAQLTSSSLTGYFGKDIQTLSEQLIEANLVHVIASDVHNTSNRTLRMQEAYQVVEDRFGSQLLFEYKENARLIVENKHIYLEPPERVTKKRKKLFGLF
- a CDS encoding CpsD/CapB family tyrosine-protein kinase, whose translation is MARSTRTKKGQGQKKRQLIADVNKHSPITEQYRNIRTNIEYSAIDTDIHSLLITSAGPGEGKSTTASNLAVVMGQNGQRVLLIDADMRKPTAHYTFSLMNTHGLTNVLTRQQKLVDVAQETSIENVSLLTCGPVPPNPAELLNSKMMEIVIKEACENFDMVIIDTPPVMAVADAQILSSKVDGTIIVTSSGKTDRDQLEQTKGNLVKAKANILGVVLNNKPIDQNTYYYYQ